Proteins encoded by one window of Streptacidiphilus sp. PB12-B1b:
- a CDS encoding NAD(P)/FAD-dependent oxidoreductase, protein MTDAAEPEHEYVDVLIVGAGLSGIGAASHLRRACPDKSFAVLESRGAIGGTWDLFRYPGVRSDSDMFTLGYSFRPWTAAKAIADGESIRTYVADTARENGIEPHIRFHHRVVRADWSSRTARWTVTVQRTGPGEHPGTGETPGTGEAPQDAGTTTLSCSFLQVCSGYYRYDQGYSPAFPGAEEFTGRIVHPQHWPADLDYAGRRVVVIGSGATAVTLVPSMAATAAHVTMLQRSPTYVASLPAGDAIADRLRRRLPAQHAYRLIRWKNVLFSMGSYSLSRRRPRLMKAILRRGAAAALPPGYDVDTHFGPSYDPWDQRLCVVPDGDLFAAVREGRAAVVTDRIERFTATGIALESGTELPADVIVTATGLNLLAIGGIRLRVDGAEVDLAQTLAYKGMMLSGVPNFSLTLGYTNASWTLKADLVAQYVCRLLRHMDEQGFHSVTPVAPDLGGPDRLAPLIDLASGYVRRSVDLLPRQGPAAPWRLHQNYLRDLRLMRRGPVTDAVRFGRATDAPAPAPVAAPAVS, encoded by the coding sequence GTGACCGACGCCGCAGAGCCGGAACACGAGTACGTCGACGTGCTGATCGTCGGCGCGGGCCTGTCCGGGATCGGCGCCGCCAGCCACCTGCGGCGCGCCTGCCCGGACAAGTCCTTCGCCGTGCTGGAGTCGCGCGGGGCGATCGGCGGCACCTGGGACCTCTTCCGCTACCCCGGCGTCCGCTCGGACTCCGACATGTTCACCCTCGGCTACTCCTTCCGCCCGTGGACCGCCGCCAAGGCCATCGCCGACGGCGAGTCCATCCGCACGTACGTCGCCGACACCGCCCGCGAGAACGGGATCGAGCCGCACATCCGCTTCCACCACCGGGTGGTCCGCGCCGACTGGTCGTCCCGGACCGCACGCTGGACGGTCACCGTGCAGCGCACCGGGCCCGGCGAGCACCCCGGCACGGGCGAGACCCCCGGCACCGGCGAGGCTCCGCAGGACGCCGGGACGACCACGCTGAGCTGCTCGTTCCTCCAGGTCTGCTCCGGCTACTACCGCTACGACCAGGGCTACAGCCCGGCCTTCCCCGGGGCCGAGGAGTTCACCGGGCGGATCGTCCACCCGCAGCACTGGCCGGCCGACCTGGACTACGCCGGACGGCGGGTCGTGGTCATCGGCAGCGGAGCCACCGCGGTGACCCTGGTCCCCTCCATGGCCGCCACCGCCGCCCATGTCACCATGCTCCAGCGCTCCCCCACCTACGTCGCCTCGCTGCCCGCCGGGGACGCCATCGCCGACCGGCTGCGCCGCCGCCTGCCCGCACAGCACGCCTACCGGCTGATCCGCTGGAAGAACGTGCTGTTCAGCATGGGCAGCTACAGCCTGAGCCGACGCCGGCCCAGGCTGATGAAGGCCATCCTGCGCCGGGGCGCGGCGGCCGCGCTGCCGCCCGGGTACGACGTGGACACCCACTTCGGGCCCAGCTACGACCCGTGGGACCAGCGGCTGTGCGTGGTGCCCGACGGCGACCTGTTCGCCGCCGTCCGCGAGGGCCGGGCGGCCGTGGTCACCGACCGGATCGAGCGCTTCACCGCCACCGGCATCGCGCTGGAGTCCGGCACGGAACTGCCCGCCGACGTCATCGTGACCGCGACCGGGCTGAACCTGCTGGCCATCGGCGGCATACGGCTCCGGGTGGACGGCGCCGAGGTCGATCTGGCGCAGACCCTGGCCTACAAGGGCATGATGCTGTCCGGCGTGCCGAACTTCTCGCTCACCCTCGGCTACACCAACGCCTCCTGGACGCTCAAGGCGGACCTGGTCGCGCAGTACGTGTGCCGCCTCCTCCGGCACATGGACGAGCAAGGATTCCACAGCGTCACCCCGGTCGCGCCGGACCTGGGCGGACCGGACCGGCTGGCCCCGCTGATCGACCTGGCGTCCGGGTACGTCCGGCGCAGCGTCGACCTGCTGCCCCGGCAGGGGCCCGCCGCGCCCTGGCGGCTGCACCAGAACTACCTGCGCGACCTGCGCTTGATGCGGCGCGGCCCGGTGACCGACGCCGTCCGCTTCGGCCGCGCCACGGACGCGCCCGCCCCCGCGCCTGTGGCAGCGCCCGCCGTCAGCTGA
- a CDS encoding acyl-CoA dehydrogenase: MSSLILSSRDLDFLLHEWLDVTALTSRDRFAEHSRETFDAVLELAESIATEQFAPHNRKADANEPRMDADGRVVLIPEVKAALEVYAKAGLLAGQLDEELGGMQLPNVVAKAVAAWFQAANPGTAAYPFLTVGNANLLVAHGSPEQVDTWVRPMAEGRFFGTMCLSEPQAGSSLADITTRAVPQPDGSHRITGSKMWISGGDHELTENIVHLVLAKIPGGPPGVKGISLFIVPKYLPGPDGGAGERNDVVLAGLNHKMGFRGTTNTLLNFGEGRHTPLGAPGAVGYLLGEPHQGLAYMFHMMNEARVGVGLGATALGYTGYLHALEYARTRTQGRPIGEKDPAAPQVPLVEHPDVRRMLLAQKAYVEGGLALGLYCSLLVDEQATAPGEAERARAALLLDVLTPIAKSWPSQWCLEANSLAIQVHGGYGYTRDYDVEQFYRDNRLNPIHEGTHGIQGLDLLGRKVVAQGGAGLRLLAETLSATAARAVAAGGEAAALGAQLQAAVERTVEVTGRLWSTGDPVSALANATVYLEAVGHVVVAWVWLEQLLAAEGRSGGFYDGKRQAARYFFRCELPKTGPQFDLLAALDRTSLEMADAWF; the protein is encoded by the coding sequence GTGTCCTCCCTGATCCTGTCCTCGCGCGACCTGGACTTCCTGCTCCATGAGTGGCTCGACGTCACCGCCCTCACCTCCCGCGACCGCTTCGCCGAGCACTCCCGCGAGACCTTCGACGCGGTGCTGGAGCTGGCGGAGTCCATCGCCACCGAGCAGTTCGCCCCGCACAACCGCAAGGCCGACGCCAACGAGCCGCGGATGGACGCCGACGGCCGGGTGGTGCTGATCCCCGAGGTCAAGGCGGCACTGGAGGTCTATGCCAAGGCGGGCCTGCTGGCCGGCCAGTTGGACGAGGAGCTCGGCGGCATGCAGCTGCCGAACGTGGTCGCCAAGGCGGTGGCGGCCTGGTTCCAGGCGGCCAACCCGGGGACGGCCGCCTATCCCTTCCTGACCGTGGGCAATGCCAACCTGCTGGTCGCGCACGGCAGCCCGGAGCAGGTGGACACCTGGGTGCGGCCGATGGCCGAGGGCCGGTTCTTCGGCACCATGTGCCTGTCCGAGCCGCAGGCGGGCTCCTCGCTGGCGGACATCACCACCCGGGCGGTCCCGCAGCCGGACGGCAGCCACCGGATCACCGGCAGCAAGATGTGGATCTCCGGCGGCGACCACGAGCTGACCGAGAACATCGTCCACCTGGTGCTGGCCAAGATCCCCGGCGGTCCGCCCGGGGTGAAGGGCATCTCGCTGTTCATCGTGCCCAAGTACCTGCCGGGGCCGGACGGCGGCGCGGGCGAGCGCAACGACGTGGTGCTGGCCGGGCTCAACCACAAGATGGGCTTCCGGGGCACCACCAACACCCTGCTCAACTTCGGCGAGGGCCGGCACACCCCGCTGGGCGCGCCCGGCGCGGTGGGCTACCTGCTCGGCGAGCCGCACCAGGGCCTGGCCTACATGTTCCACATGATGAACGAGGCCCGGGTGGGCGTGGGCCTGGGCGCGACCGCGCTGGGCTACACCGGCTACCTGCACGCACTGGAGTACGCCCGCACCCGCACCCAGGGGCGCCCGATCGGCGAGAAGGACCCGGCCGCGCCGCAGGTGCCGCTGGTCGAGCACCCGGACGTACGGCGGATGCTGCTGGCCCAGAAGGCGTACGTGGAGGGCGGTCTGGCGCTCGGGCTGTACTGCTCGCTGCTGGTGGACGAGCAGGCCACCGCCCCCGGCGAGGCCGAGCGGGCGCGCGCGGCGCTGCTGCTGGACGTGCTGACGCCGATCGCCAAGAGCTGGCCCTCGCAGTGGTGCCTGGAGGCCAACAGCCTGGCCATCCAGGTCCACGGCGGCTACGGCTACACCCGCGACTACGACGTGGAGCAGTTCTACCGGGACAACCGGCTCAACCCCATCCACGAGGGCACCCACGGCATCCAGGGGCTGGACCTGCTGGGACGCAAGGTGGTGGCGCAGGGCGGCGCGGGCCTGCGACTGCTGGCCGAGACCCTGTCGGCGACGGCGGCCCGGGCGGTGGCGGCGGGCGGCGAGGCGGCCGCTCTGGGGGCGCAGCTGCAGGCCGCCGTCGAGCGCACGGTCGAGGTCACCGGGCGGCTGTGGAGCACCGGCGACCCGGTGTCGGCGCTGGCCAACGCCACGGTCTACCTGGAGGCGGTCGGCCATGTCGTTGTCGCCTGGGTGTGGCTGGAGCAGCTGCTTGCGGCCGAGGGGCGCAGCGGCGGCTTCTACGACGGCAAGCGGCAGGCGGCGCGCTACTTCTTCCGCTGCGAACTGCCGAAGACCGGGCCGCAGTTCGATCTGCTGGCGGCGCTGGACCGGACCTCGCTGGAGATGGCGGACGCCTGGTTCTGA
- a CDS encoding AraC family transcriptional regulator yields MTPLLRAAGLRGLVPLVDSLGGDGAALLARFRIDPDAPDSDDALVPAVAAARVLEHAAGQLRRPDLGLLLAEQQDISVLGPLAVAVERSATIGAALACASRFLYIHSPTLSVLQVPDPRGAAGVVGLRYNASLPGLPSPPQAIDLGMGLMHRVLLRAHGGYGLRSVHLPHPVLAPSARYTDFFGADVRFDQEAALLRLPAALMSAPLDSRDSVLRDIAVDYMATHFADPGHTLTARVRGTLARAVGTAELSVEAVARWHRMHPRTLQRHLAAEGTSYEAVLDDVRRQRARQLLTETELPLSQITGMLGLSEQSALSRAARRWFGEPPSRMRARARSRS; encoded by the coding sequence ATGACACCCTTGCTGCGGGCCGCCGGACTGCGCGGCCTGGTCCCGCTGGTGGACTCGCTCGGCGGTGACGGCGCGGCTCTGCTGGCCCGCTTCCGGATCGACCCGGACGCCCCCGACTCCGACGACGCGCTCGTCCCGGCTGTGGCCGCGGCGCGGGTGCTGGAGCACGCCGCCGGGCAGTTGCGCCGCCCGGATCTGGGGCTGCTGCTGGCCGAGCAGCAGGACATCAGCGTTCTCGGGCCGCTGGCCGTGGCCGTCGAGCGCTCGGCCACCATCGGTGCGGCGCTGGCCTGCGCCTCCCGCTTCCTGTACATCCACAGCCCGACGCTGAGCGTGCTCCAGGTGCCCGACCCGCGCGGCGCCGCCGGGGTGGTCGGCCTGCGCTACAATGCCTCGCTGCCCGGGCTGCCCAGCCCGCCGCAGGCGATCGACCTCGGCATGGGCCTGATGCACCGGGTTCTGCTGCGGGCCCACGGCGGCTACGGGCTGCGGTCGGTGCACCTGCCGCACCCGGTGCTGGCGCCGTCGGCCCGCTACACCGACTTCTTCGGCGCGGACGTCCGCTTCGACCAGGAGGCCGCCCTGCTGCGGCTGCCCGCCGCGCTGATGTCCGCGCCGCTGGACAGCCGGGACAGCGTGCTGCGCGACATCGCCGTCGACTACATGGCCACGCACTTCGCCGACCCCGGGCACACGCTGACCGCCCGGGTGCGCGGCACGCTGGCGCGCGCCGTCGGCACGGCCGAGCTGTCGGTCGAGGCGGTGGCCCGCTGGCACCGGATGCACCCGCGTACCCTGCAACGCCACCTGGCGGCCGAGGGCACCAGCTACGAGGCGGTCCTGGACGACGTCCGGCGGCAGCGGGCCCGGCAGCTGCTCACCGAGACCGAGCTGCCGCTGTCGCAGATCACCGGCATGCTGGGACTGTCCGAGCAGTCGGCGCTGTCCCGGGCGGCGCGCCGCTGGTTCGGCGAACCGCCCAGCCGGATGCGCGCCCGCGCCCGCAGCCGGTCCTGA
- a CDS encoding TetR/AcrR family transcriptional regulator, producing MSAPDTADLWPDVQPEAARRLLVAAVDSFARLGYHATTTREIARTAGMSPAALYIHYPSKSALLFEISRSGHEQTMALVERAAAVGGDPVERVRALVAEFTAWHARAHTVARIVQYELQALPPREYEVVAELRRRIEATVREVIADGVDQGVFAVADVRTAARALISLGVDVARWYNERSATPPDELGRRYADLVLGMLGAPPGPREQQEHGQG from the coding sequence ATGAGCGCCCCGGATACCGCCGACCTGTGGCCCGACGTACAGCCGGAGGCCGCCCGGCGGCTGCTGGTCGCGGCGGTGGACTCCTTCGCCCGGCTCGGCTACCACGCCACCACCACCCGGGAGATCGCCCGGACCGCCGGGATGAGCCCGGCGGCGCTGTACATCCACTACCCGTCCAAGAGCGCGCTGCTGTTCGAGATCAGCCGCAGCGGCCATGAGCAGACCATGGCCCTGGTGGAGCGCGCGGCGGCCGTCGGCGGCGATCCGGTGGAGCGGGTCCGGGCGCTGGTGGCGGAGTTCACCGCCTGGCACGCCCGGGCCCACACCGTGGCCCGGATCGTCCAGTACGAGCTGCAGGCCCTGCCGCCGCGGGAGTACGAGGTCGTGGCGGAGCTGCGGCGGCGGATCGAGGCCACGGTCCGCGAGGTGATCGCGGACGGCGTGGACCAGGGCGTGTTCGCGGTGGCGGACGTACGGACGGCGGCGCGGGCGCTGATCTCGCTGGGCGTGGACGTGGCCCGCTGGTACAACGAGCGGTCCGCGACGCCCCCGGACGAGCTGGGCCGGCGCTACGCCGATCTGGTGCTGGGCATGCTCGGGGCCCCGCCCGGCCCGCGCGAGCAGCAGGAACACGGGCAGGGGTAA
- a CDS encoding peptide-N4-asparagine amidase, producing MRRPRLKPLLTCRAVVGAALLALGVGLAAAPTASARPVGAAAHAHSAALPAAAAPGIEINSQNPVTAEPPVTRPRTHSCTQTLADAFPSNSATGAPQSFSGTLAPPSGCAGPWSKVVLDWTTSVQGNQYDRSGSLDIGSTMVYFGTTYEPDPAGKTYHVAKDLTEYSALLRTAHSYSGGIGNYTNSVDTGVYVQTVTLTYYQADRAAPAPAEPDAVVGLGSQDADATQPTVHLAAAGLPRNITHAYLEVYIKGNGCDEQWFTDVPDDVSADFPSAGLCGSGPYREVDAAVDGRPAGVAQYFPYVYTGGIVPTLWRPIPAVGTFDMTPELLDVTPFAGELVDGGSHDVALTVADAGDVWNLSANLLLYTDHGAATTSGALTEDTIAPTAVMTQHESTAPDGSVTADVGARRSWTTSGYVITSAGRETTTVSQQVAFDNVDVVSRGGSAQDVTEHDQGRNVSVTTDARGSSQVSTHQWSYPITVDADFQGTDNDDFALAATVDMTRQLADAQSTRRVRGDRTVFPGLPDPSQAGPRSTDRVHSTGVLTVVGGTATQAGGQAWQRYSGTDDVPGQWYDHYLAAKDGDVTADVLRVSAG from the coding sequence ATGCGCCGACCACGCCTCAAACCCCTCCTCACCTGCCGCGCCGTCGTCGGGGCGGCCCTGCTGGCGCTCGGCGTCGGCCTGGCCGCCGCCCCCACGGCGAGCGCCCGACCCGTCGGTGCGGCCGCCCATGCCCACAGCGCCGCCCTGCCCGCCGCCGCGGCGCCGGGCATCGAGATCAACTCGCAGAACCCGGTGACCGCCGAGCCGCCGGTCACCCGGCCGCGTACGCACTCCTGCACGCAGACCCTGGCCGACGCCTTCCCGTCCAACTCCGCCACCGGCGCGCCGCAGAGCTTCTCCGGCACGCTGGCCCCGCCGTCCGGCTGCGCCGGGCCCTGGTCCAAGGTGGTGCTCGACTGGACGACCAGCGTGCAGGGCAACCAGTACGACCGCTCGGGCTCGCTGGACATCGGCTCGACCATGGTCTACTTCGGCACCACTTACGAACCCGACCCGGCCGGGAAGACCTACCACGTCGCCAAGGACCTGACCGAGTACAGCGCGCTGCTGCGGACCGCGCACAGCTACAGCGGCGGCATCGGCAACTACACCAACAGCGTGGACACCGGCGTCTACGTCCAGACCGTGACCCTCACCTACTACCAGGCCGACCGCGCCGCCCCCGCCCCGGCCGAGCCGGACGCCGTCGTCGGCCTGGGCTCACAGGACGCGGACGCCACCCAGCCCACCGTGCACCTGGCCGCCGCCGGCCTGCCGCGCAACATCACCCACGCCTACCTCGAGGTCTACATCAAGGGCAACGGCTGCGACGAGCAGTGGTTCACCGACGTGCCCGACGATGTCTCCGCCGACTTCCCCTCGGCCGGGCTCTGCGGCAGCGGCCCGTACCGCGAGGTGGACGCGGCCGTCGACGGACGGCCGGCGGGCGTGGCGCAGTACTTCCCGTACGTCTACACCGGCGGCATCGTGCCCACGCTGTGGCGGCCGATCCCGGCGGTCGGGACCTTCGACATGACCCCGGAGCTGCTGGACGTCACCCCCTTCGCCGGCGAGCTGGTCGACGGCGGCAGCCACGACGTGGCGCTGACCGTGGCCGACGCCGGGGACGTCTGGAACCTCAGCGCCAACCTGCTGCTCTACACCGACCACGGCGCGGCCACCACCTCCGGCGCGCTCACCGAGGACACCATCGCGCCCACGGCCGTGATGACCCAGCACGAGTCGACCGCGCCCGACGGCTCGGTCACCGCCGACGTCGGCGCCCGCCGCTCCTGGACCACCAGCGGCTATGTGATCACCTCCGCCGGCCGGGAGACCACCACCGTCAGCCAGCAGGTCGCCTTCGACAACGTGGACGTGGTCAGCCGGGGCGGCTCGGCGCAGGACGTCACCGAGCACGACCAGGGCCGCAACGTCTCGGTGACCACCGACGCCCGGGGCAGCAGCCAGGTCAGCACGCACCAGTGGTCCTACCCGATCACCGTGGACGCCGACTTCCAGGGCACCGACAACGACGACTTCGCGCTGGCCGCCACCGTCGACATGACCCGGCAGCTGGCCGACGCGCAGAGCACCCGCCGGGTGCGCGGCGACCGGACCGTCTTCCCCGGCCTGCCCGATCCGTCGCAGGCAGGCCCCCGATCGACCGACCGGGTGCACTCCACCGGGGTGCTGACCGTGGTCGGCGGCACCGCGACCCAGGCCGGCGGCCAGGCCTGGCAGCGGTACTCCGGCACCGACGACGTCCCGGGCCAGTGGTACGACCACTACCTGGCCGCCAAGGACGGCGATGTCACCGCCGACGTGCTGCGGGTGTCGGCCGGCTGA
- a CDS encoding DUF998 domain-containing protein, with translation MRIVPWWALLSAATAPVLLIVGWVVAATLQTQGYDPVHQTISTLASLGATDRWVMTLALFALGACHMVTALGLRAAALTGRITLACGGAASIAVALNPEPPRGPSAQHTAATAVGFSLLAAWPLLAVRLDPATPWPLRPVASLLASAAMFCCAGWFMVEMWDHGPAGTVERILTTGQSIWPLVVAGACALAAARVTRAPG, from the coding sequence ATGCGAATTGTCCCCTGGTGGGCGCTGCTGTCCGCGGCGACCGCCCCGGTGCTGCTGATCGTGGGCTGGGTGGTGGCGGCAACGCTCCAGACGCAGGGATACGACCCGGTCCACCAGACCATCAGCACGCTGGCATCCCTGGGCGCGACCGACCGCTGGGTGATGACGCTGGCTCTGTTCGCCCTGGGCGCCTGTCACATGGTCACCGCGCTCGGCCTGCGCGCCGCCGCCCTCACCGGACGGATCACCCTGGCCTGCGGCGGGGCCGCGTCGATCGCGGTGGCGCTGAACCCCGAGCCGCCCCGGGGGCCCAGCGCGCAGCACACCGCCGCCACCGCCGTGGGCTTCTCGCTGCTGGCGGCCTGGCCGCTGCTGGCCGTCCGGCTCGACCCGGCCACCCCCTGGCCGCTGCGGCCCGTGGCGTCCCTGCTGGCCTCGGCGGCCATGTTCTGCTGCGCCGGATGGTTCATGGTGGAGATGTGGGACCACGGCCCGGCGGGCACGGTCGAACGCATCCTGACCACCGGTCAGTCGATCTGGCCGCTGGTGGTGGCCGGGGCCTGTGCGCTCGCCGCCGCCCGGGTGACCAGGGCGCCCGGCTGA
- a CDS encoding DUF3311 domain-containing protein, translating to MADTAPSAPPPAVPPPAPTTPLPLVTPTRVVCAVLLLAPFAALLWVNSYARVGPAFIGIPFFYWYQLLWVVVSAAFTGIAYLLIRREESRRGVGSGAGEVGR from the coding sequence ATGGCCGACACCGCGCCGTCCGCGCCGCCGCCAGCCGTACCACCGCCCGCACCGACGACGCCGTTACCGCTGGTCACCCCGACCCGCGTGGTCTGCGCGGTGCTGCTGCTGGCGCCCTTCGCGGCCCTGCTGTGGGTCAACTCCTACGCCAGAGTCGGCCCGGCGTTCATCGGCATCCCCTTCTTCTACTGGTACCAGCTGCTGTGGGTGGTGGTGTCGGCCGCCTTCACCGGGATCGCCTATCTGCTGATCCGCCGTGAGGAGAGCCGGCGCGGGGTCGGCTCGGGAGCAGGGGAGGTCGGACGATGA
- a CDS encoding TetR/AcrR family transcriptional regulator — protein MPHQSGAPGLRQRKKEQTRRALRDCAAALFAERGFAGTTVADIAARADVSERTFFRYFDSKEALLLPDSIDLFAFIEAALAERPADEEPLSAVCAALLTAAEPFAGSSLTALTHPLEGTEALVTVGLVKAFTEFEDRLTQLVLRRLGPQQEDAELRAAVIAGAALSAVRAVLRLQRRRRAQGGGGLPGGLARQLPRAFEILAETGVPRSAEGV, from the coding sequence ATGCCTCATCAGAGCGGCGCGCCCGGACTGCGCCAGCGCAAGAAGGAGCAGACCCGCCGCGCGCTGCGGGACTGCGCTGCGGCCCTCTTCGCCGAGCGCGGCTTCGCGGGCACCACGGTCGCCGACATCGCCGCCCGCGCGGACGTGTCCGAGCGCACTTTCTTCCGCTACTTCGACAGCAAGGAGGCGCTGCTGCTGCCGGACAGCATCGACCTGTTCGCCTTCATCGAGGCGGCACTGGCCGAGCGTCCGGCGGACGAGGAGCCGCTGAGCGCGGTCTGCGCGGCATTGCTGACGGCGGCCGAGCCGTTCGCGGGCAGCAGCCTCACCGCCCTCACCCACCCGCTGGAGGGCACCGAGGCGCTGGTCACGGTGGGGCTGGTGAAAGCCTTCACCGAGTTCGAGGACCGGCTGACGCAGCTGGTCCTGAGGCGGCTCGGCCCGCAGCAGGAGGACGCCGAGCTGCGGGCGGCGGTGATCGCCGGGGCGGCGCTGTCGGCGGTCCGGGCCGTGCTGCGGCTCCAGCGCCGCCGCCGCGCCCAGGGCGGCGGCGGGCTGCCCGGCGGGCTGGCCCGGCAGCTGCCGCGCGCCTTCGAGATCCTGGCCGAGACCGGAGTACCCCGCTCCGCAGAAGGCGTCTGA
- the mctP gene encoding monocarboxylate uptake permease MctP: MILNAAGTHVNAVSLTVFLLLFVLVTVVGFLAARWRRASDALHLDEWGLGGRGFGTVVSWFLLGGDLYTAYTFIAVPALIYGVGAAGFYAVPYTILAWPLVFMFLPRLWSVARSRGYVTLADFARGRYGSRWLALAVALTGILATMPYIALQLVGIQAVLDTMHLGGSSGLAKDLPLLIAFAVLAAYTYSSGLRAPALIAFVKDTLVYVVVIVAVIYIPIRLGGYGSVFHSAAQALAKTSPATGKPRGSLVPGPSAQWAYATLAVGSAMALFMYPHSATGVLSAKDRNTVRRNLALLPAYSLMLGLLSLLGFMAIAAGVGKGVTGYNAQLAVPQLFEQMFPSWFAGVAFAAIGIGALVPAAIMSIAAANLFTRNVYREFVKPDATPAQETAVAKVVSLLVKLGALGFVLGIDKQFSINLQLLGGIWILQTFPAVVGGLVLRGHSSRWFHPWGLLLGWAAGMAYGTWTAYGVAVAGKPHSHFGGSSASIPVIGQIGYIGVTAFVLNLAVAVVATLVLRAVRAPRNQDETVAADYTLQSPPEAAQLPVIEPSIS, encoded by the coding sequence ATGATCCTGAACGCTGCCGGGACGCACGTCAACGCCGTCTCGCTCACCGTCTTCCTGCTGCTCTTCGTGCTGGTCACGGTCGTTGGCTTCCTCGCCGCCCGCTGGCGCCGGGCCTCCGACGCCCTGCACCTGGACGAGTGGGGCCTGGGCGGGCGCGGCTTCGGCACCGTCGTCAGCTGGTTCCTGCTCGGCGGCGACCTCTACACCGCGTACACCTTCATCGCGGTGCCCGCGCTGATCTACGGCGTGGGCGCGGCCGGCTTCTACGCGGTGCCCTACACCATCCTGGCCTGGCCGCTGGTGTTCATGTTCCTGCCCCGGCTGTGGTCGGTGGCGCGCAGCCGGGGGTACGTGACGCTGGCCGACTTCGCCCGGGGCCGCTACGGCTCCCGCTGGCTGGCGCTGGCGGTCGCGCTGACCGGCATCCTGGCGACCATGCCCTACATCGCCCTGCAACTGGTGGGCATCCAGGCGGTGCTGGACACCATGCACCTGGGCGGTTCCAGCGGCCTGGCGAAGGATCTGCCGCTGCTGATCGCGTTCGCCGTGCTGGCCGCGTACACCTACTCCTCCGGGCTGCGCGCGCCCGCGCTGATCGCCTTCGTCAAGGACACCCTGGTGTACGTGGTGGTGATCGTCGCCGTCATCTACATCCCGATCCGGCTCGGCGGCTACGGCAGCGTCTTCCACTCGGCGGCGCAGGCGCTGGCCAAGACCAGCCCGGCCACCGGCAAGCCGCGCGGCTCGCTGGTGCCCGGCCCCAGCGCGCAGTGGGCGTACGCCACGCTGGCCGTCGGCTCGGCGATGGCGCTGTTCATGTACCCGCACTCGGCGACCGGGGTGCTCTCCGCCAAGGACCGCAACACCGTCCGGCGCAACCTGGCGCTGCTGCCCGCGTACTCGCTGATGCTCGGCCTGCTCTCGCTGCTGGGCTTCATGGCCATCGCCGCGGGCGTGGGCAAGGGCGTGACCGGGTACAACGCCCAGCTCGCGGTGCCGCAGCTGTTCGAGCAGATGTTCCCGTCCTGGTTCGCGGGGGTGGCCTTCGCCGCCATCGGCATCGGGGCGCTGGTCCCGGCCGCCATCATGTCGATCGCCGCCGCCAACCTGTTCACCCGCAACGTCTACCGGGAGTTCGTCAAGCCGGACGCCACCCCCGCGCAGGAGACGGCGGTGGCCAAGGTGGTGTCGCTGCTGGTGAAACTGGGCGCACTCGGGTTCGTCCTCGGGATCGACAAGCAGTTCTCGATCAACTTGCAACTGCTGGGCGGGATCTGGATCCTGCAGACCTTCCCGGCCGTGGTGGGCGGGCTGGTGCTGCGCGGCCACAGCAGCCGGTGGTTCCACCCCTGGGGGCTGCTGCTGGGCTGGGCCGCGGGCATGGCGTACGGCACCTGGACCGCGTACGGCGTCGCCGTCGCCGGGAAGCCGCACTCGCACTTCGGCGGCAGCTCGGCGAGCATTCCGGTGATCGGGCAGATCGGCTACATCGGGGTGACCGCCTTCGTGCTGAACCTCGCCGTCGCCGTGGTGGCCACGCTGGTGCTGCGGGCGGTCAGGGCTCCGCGCAACCAGGACGAGACGGTGGCCGCCGACTACACCCTGCAGTCGCCGCCCGAGGCGGCCCAACTCCCGGTGATAGAGCCGTCGATAAGCTGA
- a CDS encoding DUF4240 domain-containing protein — MDTGTFWELIDTARAEVADPADGHAVAARASALLGELPAADIVAAQQLLWDALTRSYRSPLWAAAYTLNGGCSDDGFDYFRGWLVLQGRAVFERAVADPDSLSELPAVMTAAQHGHELECEAALAIAWNAHLAATGAHIPRGSCAVRYPALDPAWGFDFDDAAEMSRRLPRIAALCRVS, encoded by the coding sequence ATGGACACGGGAACCTTCTGGGAACTCATCGACACCGCACGCGCCGAGGTCGCGGACCCGGCCGACGGCCATGCCGTCGCCGCCCGCGCCTCCGCGCTGCTGGGCGAGCTGCCCGCGGCCGACATCGTCGCCGCACAGCAGCTGCTGTGGGACGCCCTCACCCGCTCGTACCGCAGCCCCCTGTGGGCGGCCGCCTACACGCTGAACGGCGGCTGCTCGGACGACGGCTTCGACTACTTCCGTGGCTGGCTGGTGCTGCAGGGCCGGGCCGTGTTCGAGCGCGCGGTGGCCGACCCGGACTCGCTGTCCGAACTGCCGGCGGTGATGACTGCCGCGCAGCACGGCCACGAGCTGGAGTGCGAGGCGGCGCTGGCCATCGCCTGGAACGCCCACCTGGCCGCGACCGGCGCGCACATACCGCGCGGCTCCTGCGCCGTCCGCTACCCCGCGCTCGACCCCGCGTGGGGCTTCGACTTCGACGACGCCGCCGAGATGTCCCGCCGGCTGCCGCGGATCGCCGCGCTGTGCCGGGTCAGCTGA